Proteins from a genomic interval of Papaver somniferum cultivar HN1 chromosome 4, ASM357369v1, whole genome shotgun sequence:
- the LOC113275831 gene encoding biotin carboxyl carrier protein of acetyl-CoA carboxylase, chloroplastic-like, which yields MASFTVPCPKSLSSSILALSGSRPQDSQQSNKISFPTKSKASSFLSGSSSLDQSTSFKFQGYNSSQSTVWKVQAQLNDVAVAKSSNSIAAPATKPVPSEENKKEAEVEEVPDASSISAFMTQVSELVKLVDSRDIMELQLKQQGCELTIRKKEALPQPPAQNPVMMQHSAPQPMYHSQPPQSFAPAPAPPTPSAAPPALPSPAKSSKSAHPPLKCPMAGTFYRAPGPGEPPFIKVGDKVKKGQVICIIEAMKLMNEIEADQSGTVVEIIAEDGKPVSLDTPLVVIEP from the exons ATGGCTTCATTTACTGTTCCATGCCCTAAGTCATTATCATCTTCAATTTTAGCTTTGAGTGGATCTAGACCACAAGATTCACAACAATCTAATAAGATCTCATTTCCTACCAAATCAAAggcttcttcattcttatctggATCTTCTTCTTTAGATCAATCCACTTCTTTCAAATTCCAG GGATATAACTCGAGCCAATCCACTGTCTGGAAGGTTCAGGCTCAGCTGAATGAT GTTGCTGTTGCAAAATCCTCAAATTCCATTGCGGCACCCGCAACTAAGCCAGTTCCATCAGAGGAAAACAAGAAGGAAGCTGAAGTCGAGGAAGTTCCAGATGCATCTTCCATTTCGGCATTCATGACTCAAGTGTCTGAACTGGTCAA GCTTGTTGATTCTAGGGATATTATGGAGTTGCAGCTAAAGCAACAAGGTTGTGAACTCACAATAAGGAAAAAGGAGGCTTTGCCTCAGCCACCAGCTCAAAACCCTGTTATGATGCAACACTCTGCCCCTCAACCCATGTATCACTCCCAACCTCCCCAGTCATTTGCACCAGCTCCTGCGCCTCCTACTCCTTCAGCTGCTCCTCCAGCTTTACCTTCCCCTGCAAAGTCAAGCAAGTCCGCACATCCACCCCTGAAATGTCCAATGGCTGGAACCTTCTATCGAGCTCCTGGTCCTGGAGAACCACCATTCATTAAG GTGGGAGATAAGGTTAAGAAAGGACAGGTCATTTGCATCATTGAAGCCATGAAACTGATGAATGAAATTGAG gCCGATCAATCAGGAACTGTAGTCGAGATAATTGCTGAGGATGGAAAGCCGGTTAGCTTGGACACG CCTTTGGTTGTCATCGAGCCATGA
- the LOC113273970 gene encoding late embryogenesis abundant protein D-29-like: MGSSSRFSNGYNLQFFFVFLVLVLATTYCSCKVVVDTPLLEENEKGFDILKDSNEKSEQIKHKIEETAHEAKEGTESWANWAKEKLTEGLGFKQDSDVKETAKDVAGQSKEKAQGMAGEAMDKAREAKEKAKQSTDYVGNVAANGKEKAQAMAGEAKDSAKQGTNYASDVTKKGKDAAQGMAGETMEKAKEGSDYVGSVVNSGKDKAQGMAGETMEKTKQGSNYVGSAVNSGKEKVQDMTGAEMEKGGEVKESTKQGTNYVGETTKKGAEKVQEMAGGSKDKAKQSADYAGNVAMKGKDKAQEMAGSAIDEAEEQIEWAKEKAKGSFDAAKAKARETMEKAKEKLSPTKQKTTQDGKIHDAEL, from the coding sequence ATGGGTTCTTCTTCGAGGTTTAGCAATGGCtataatcttcaatttttcttcgtgttcttagtgCTGGTTTTGGCTACAACTTACTGTAGTTGTAAAGTAGTGGTTGATACTCCTCTACTCGAGGAAAATGAGAAAGGGTTTGATATTCTGAAGGACTCAAATGAGAAATCAGAGCAAATTAAGCACAAGATTGAAGAGACAGCACATGAAGCAAAAGAAGGAACCGAATCTTGGGCAAATTGGGCAAAAGAAAAACTAACAGAAGGTCTAGGGTTTAAACAAGATTCAGATGTGAAAGAAACAGCAAAAGATGTTGCTGGACAAAGTAAAGAAAAAGCTCAAGGAATGGCTGGAGAAGCCATGGACAAAGCAAGAGAAGCAAAAGAAAAAGCCAAACAAAGTACTGACTATGTGGGTAATGTAGCTGCAAATGGTAAAGAAAAAGCGCAAGCAATGGCCGGGGAAGCGAAGGATTCGGCGAAACAAGGAACCAACTATGCGAGTGATGTTACAAAGAAAGGAAAAGATGCGGCACAGGGAATGGCAGGTGAGACGATGGAAAAAGCAAAGGAAGGAAGTGACTATGTGGGAAGTGTCGTAAACTCGGGGAAGGACAAAGCACAAGGAATGGCAGGAGAAACAATGGAAAAGACGAAGCAAGGAAGTAACTATGTGGGTAGTGCTGTAAACTCGGGGAAAGAAAAGGTGCAAGACATGACAGGTGCAGAAATGGAAAAAGGAGGGGAAGTGAAAGAATCAACAAAACAAGGGACTAATTATGTTGGAGAAACCACAAAGAAAGGGGCAGAAAAGGTTCAAGAAATGGCTGGAGGTTCCAAGGATAAAGCGAAACAAAGTGCAGATTATGCTGGTAATGTTGCAATGAAAGGGAAAGACAAAGCTCAAGAAATGGCAGGGTCAGCTATTGATGAAGCTGAAGAGCAAATTGAATGGGCAAAAGAAAAGGCTAAAGGAAGTTTTGATGCTGCTAAAGCTAAAGCTCGTGAAACCATGGAGAAAGCTAAAGAGAAACTTTCACCTACTAAACAAAAAACGACACAAGATGGCAAAATTCATGACGCCGAACTCTGA